The Fervidobacterium sp. sequence TATAGCGGTTGATTCATTATACACCCTTTGGAATAAAAAGTCAATAAGTATTTTAAATTTCTTGTTGGCTTCACGAAAAAAGAGTATAGTGGTATAATATCTACGCAAATTTAAAAAATAAAACTTAGAATGGAGGGATTTTGAGGATGGCTCGTGGGGAAAAATTGAACAAAAAGAAAGAACAAAAGCAGTACGCATTCTTAAACAAAATCTACAAATTGAGCCAGCAGGGTAAGTTAACTTGGAAACGTATGAATTCTGAAAAATTTGGTAAACTAGCTTTAAAGATGTTTCTGATATCCGTAATTATAAGTGTCTCTTTATTTACCTATATTTTCTTCATTTCATGGTCAGAGAAAGCATTTGCAAAAAAGAGTCTCGATTTATTAAAACAGCAGACTGTTTCAGAAAAGACCGTTGAAGCAACACCAACCACAGAGGAAGCCACAAAGACGTTGGCAGTTGTCCAAGAGCCTCAAAAAGAATCATCCAGTACAAATCAAGAATACTTAGAGATTTTAGACAGCGAGATGGAACACTTAGGTACCCATGTTAATGCTACCAATACTCCAACCCCTTTAAGTTATGAAACTCCAAAAACAAGTGTAAAAGATAAAACCCAGAAAGAATCAGCAATTAACTCAAGAGATTCACAACAGTCGCTAAATAGCAGCGATAACACAGATACTACATTAAAAAATCCTGAACCGGCAAAAAGTCCTAAACCAGCTTCTGAAGAGCCAATTAAAACTTCTGAAAATCTAATTTTAATAACCCAAGAACCTACATTAACAGATCCTGATAAAAGACTTGAAGAGTTATCCCAAAAAACCTCTGAAAAACTAAATCCAAAGATTAACTCGATAGATGAATATGCCTTTGTAAGTACCGGCGGAGTTCTTCTTTTTGATTCCTTAGAGACAAGAAATGTTGTCGGAAAAGTTAGATATGGTACATTTGTCAAAATTGTTGAAGAAAAAGAACTCGAAGGAGAAAAATACTCTTACGTAATTTACTATGATAAGAAAGATCCTGAAAGTCCAAAGCAAGGTTGGATTAAAAGTTTGCATATTACTCCTGTCGCAAAATACGTGACCTCAAATCCAAAAGATATCTCTTTGCAACCAAGAAAAAAATTTGCAGCTAAGGTTCAAAATGTGCGAGGCATATATCTTTCAAGAGCCACTGCGTCGAATAAAGACAAATTGAAATTTTACGTTGAGTTTCTTAAAAGGAATAATCTAAACGCTTTTGTAATAGATGTTAAAGATGATGATGGAATGATTTTGTTCAAGTCGGATGTAAGTGTTAAATACTCTCCAGATGCAAGTAAGTTTACTGCTTACACAAAACAAGAAATTAGAGAGATATTAAATGATTTAAAAGCTCAGGGTGTGTACCTTATCGCACGAATAGTGTGTTTTAAAGATCCAACTTATGCAAGAACACATATGGACAGGGCCATAGTATTTAAGGACACAGGAGAGCCTTACATGGGGGTGTACAAAGTTCCTTGGGCATCAGCATATGATAGAGAGTTATGGCAGTACAATATAGAAATTGCGAAAGAGGCTATAGAAGTTGGATTTGATGAAATACAGTACGACTATGTAAGATTCCCGGAACTCACAAAAGCTGTGAAAGAGAGAGTTAACTTAAGGCAAAAAGATAATGAAACAATGGCAGAGGCAATTTACAAATTCCTTCTTCGTTCAAAACAAGAATTGGAGCCATATGGAGTACCTCTAACAGCTGATATATTCGGACTTGTTTCTTCGGTTATTGACGACCTTGGGATAGGGCAACATTGGGAAATGATCTCCAGTGTAATTGACTATGTGTGTCCAATGGTTTATCCAAGCCATTATGCAAATGGGTGCTTCAATTTACCCGTTCCAGATGCATATCCCTACGAAACAGTTTACAATTCTGTACTTGATGGTATAGTCAGGAATAAGTATCTCCATTCACCAGCACGCATCAGGCCATGGATACAGTCCTTTACCGCAACTTGGGTAAAAGGGCATATAAAGTACGGTGAAGAGGAAATTAGAAAACAAATAAAAGCACTTGAAGATCTTGGAATAAATGAATACATGTTATGGAATGCATCAAACAATTATATAGAAATGAAATACGATTAATCTGAGCCTAGAACAAACAAGGGGGTGTTCCGGTTGAAAAAATCGACTTTGGTTATTTTAGTAGTTCTGGTAATTGTTTTGATAACTGTTTTTTGGATAATAGGAGCTTACAACAAGATGGTGGAACTCGAACAAAAAGTTCAGGCAAGTTATAGTCAGATACAAAACCAGCTGCAACGTAGAGCTGATCTGATCCCGAATCTTGTTGAAACAGTAAAAGGTTATGCTGCCCAAGAACGCGAAATATTTGAGGCACTTGCAAACGCACGAGCAAAACTTGCAGGAGCACAAACACCTCAAGAACAAGCTACTGCAAACCAAGAGCTTTCTAGTGTGCTTTCACGACTGCTTGTTGTGGTTGAGAATTATCCAACTCTGAAATCTGACGCAAACTTCAGACAACTTATGGATGAATTAGCAGGTACGGAAAACAGAATAGCAGTTGCACGAAAAGATTATAACGATGCTGTGAGAGAGTACAATACTCTTATCAAAAGATTTCCTTACTTTTTCATAGCAGGTAATCGGTTTGTTGAAAAACAATATTTCGAAGCCAAGCCAGAAGCAGAACAAGTACCAAACGTTAAATTCTAACCTTAGGAAAAACAAAGTGGGCAGTTTAAACTGCCCACTTTTATTTATAGCCGCTGAATAGTTTCTGGAATAAAGTATTCTTCTAATACCGCATATAATGCACCGTACAGATAAGTATCATGGGTAAATGTTGATGGCAAAACCTTTAGAATGTTTCTTGAATGTTCAAGTACTTTTTCTTTCAACTTTTTTTCAATATATTTATAAAATTCTTCAACTAAACCGGACAATTCTCCTCCGATTATAAGATACTCCGGATTCAATGCATTTACAATGTTTGTTAATGCCTTCGTCAATAACTCAACGTAGTTTTCTATTCTTTCATCATTAGAATTGTAAAGCTTGTTGAGATGTTTTTTCCAATCTTTGTTGCTTTTTCCAAAAAACGAAGATATAGATACGTATTCTTCAAGACATCCAACATTTCCACAGTGACACTTCAAATTACTGCTTAAATCAAATATCGTGTGCCCAAATTCACCTGCGGTAAACGAAGGCCCTCTAAAAATTTCACCATTTATCCATAAACCTGTTCCAACACCTTCTCTCACTGTTACAAAAACAGAACATTTTGATTTTCTTATTTCTTCATGCTGGAATGCTTCAGCTATCATTCCCAAGTTAGCTTCATTATCAGCGTAAACAACCTTACCCGGAATTTCTATCTTTATATTTTTCCAACCTTTGCTCGGAACAAAGAGTATTGTATCATTATCAGTATCAACCATTCCTGGTATTGAAAATGCCACTACGCTAATATTGTTACAACTTCTTATTATTGAAAGTACATCTCCAATAATTTCCTCAAACTCGTCAGGAGTTTTTGTAGACTCAAGCTTAACCATATTGCCATTTGCCTTTCCTAAGGCATAATTTGTTCTTTCTGCACCTATGTCAATTAGCAAAACGTTCAATATTTCTGGATTAACTTCGAGATTTATAGCCTTTCTTCCGACTCCACTCTGCTCAGACGGACCTGTCTCCAATATAACTTTGTTTTGAACAAGTTGCGAGACGCATCTTGTCACAGTACTTGGTGATAAACCAGTTTGCCTGACTAAATTTACTCTTTCTATAGATTTGTTGTGCATTATGGTTCTTAGTATCAGTGCGTAGTTGTTTTCCTTCATTGTAGAATGGAGAATTTTTTTCAACTCATATTCCTCCCAAAAATCGACTGATTAACTTATTTTACTTCTTGTTTTTATATCAAAGACAACTGCCGCTATCAATACGCCCCCTCTTATTATATATTGCAAAGATATGCCCACACCAAGCAAATTCATACCATTGATCAATGATGCCATAACAAGCGCACCTATCAATGAATTAGTTACCTTACCAACACCGCCTGCAGCGGAAACACCTCCAACATATGCAGCTGCTATTGCGTCAAGCTCGAACAATGTTCCAGCATCGGGTGTTGCGGACTGTAACCTCGATGTATAAAGAATCCCAGAAATCGCCGTCAAAAACCCCATAGAACCAAATACAAACAGAGTAATTTTCTTTACATCTATACCACTCAATCTTGCTGCTTCAGGGTTCCCACCTACCGCATAAATATGCCTTCCAAGAACTGTTTTTGTCGTTAAAATATGGTAAACAAAAGTAACTGCTAAAGTAATAATCAAAGTCCAAGATAAACCATTGTAATTTGCAAGAGTCCAAAACACATACATGATTATTGAGCTAACGAAAACAAGCTTTAGTACAAACATTCTTAGCGAAAGAACTTCGAAATCGTACCTAAGCTTGTTGTTTCTTGTACGAATTTCAGAAAAAATATAAAACACAATTGCAAAAAAGCCTATGATCAGGGTCAAAACATGAACATTTCCGTGTCGGATAATATCAGGTATATATCCGTTTCCTATTGCGTTGAAATTATCGTTCATTACAATTATGGTTCCAGTTGCTTGAGTAAAAAGTAAAAGCGCTCCCCTAAATATCAACATTCCTGCCAACGTTGCAACAAACGCAGGAAGACCAACTTGAGCTACCCAAAAACCATTAACAAGTCCGAATATCGTACCAAGAACGATAACCAAAATTATTGTTGGCACAACCGGAAAACCTTCCCTCAGTAATCGTGCAGCAATAGCGCCGAGAAAACCTGCCATAAACCCAACGGATAAATCTATGTGCCTAATAACTATAACAAGTGTCATTCCAACAGCCAAAACAGCTATATAACCCATTTGATTGAACAAATTGCTGATATTCCTGGAAGAGAAAAACAACCCGTTTGTGAGGATGGTAAATATAAGCATAATAACTCCAAGTGCAATGTACATACCATAGTCACGGATGTTCTTCTTCAAAATACCCCATAACTCCTGAAAAAAGTTCATAGTCTTTCCTCCTTTATAATATTATAATTAAGTCTATAGATTAATAGTCAACTGCCATTGCCATTATTCTTTCTTGAGTTGCTTCTTCTTTACTCAGCTCACCGACAATCCTCCCACCAGACATTACGTAAATTCTGTCACTCATTCCAAGCACTTCTGGAAGTTCTGAAGATATCATGATAATACTCATTCCTTCTTCTTCAACCAATTTATTCATTAATGTATATATCTCATATTTTGCGCCAACATCTATACCCCTTGTTGGTTCATCAAGGATCAAAAGTTTTGGCTTAACAAAAAGCCACTTTGCTATCGCAACTTTTTGTTGGTTTCCGCCACTGAGATTAACCACCTTTTGTTCCACCGTTGGCGTTTTAATTTTGAGTGACTCTTTAAAATTATTAGCAACTACTATTTCTTCATTTTTATCTACAAAAAAACCTTTAACTAACTTCTTTAAACCGGTTATGGTAATGTTTGTCTTAACATCAAAATCAAGTATCAAGCCATTTCCTTTTCTATCCTCTGAAAGGTACGCAAAACCTGCCTTAATAGCCTCCGAAGGATTCGAAAAGCGTCCTTTTTTTCCGTCAAATATCATTTCTCCCTCGACTATGTAATCTTTTGTGTTCCCAAAAAGACTTAAAGCAAATTCTGTTCTACCTGCACCCATGAGACCTGCTATACCAACGATCTCACCTTTTCTTACGTACATACTAGCATCTTTTACAACATATCTGTCAAGTTTTCTGTCAAAAGCTTTCCAGTTTTTCACCTCAAAAATCTTCTCTCCAAATTCTCGTTTCTTCCTTTTTGGATATATATCTTCTATCTCTCTACCAACCATGTATTTAATTATGTTGTTTTCATTAAATTCCTCTTTCTTATCAAGTCGTGCAACCATCTTGCCATCTCTTAATATGGTTATCGAATCAGCTACTTCTACAACCTCTTTTAGTTTGTGAGAGATTAATATGGATGTAATTCCGTGGCTTTTCAAATCTCTTATTATTCTAAGTAAATTCTCGCTATCATCTTCATTCAGTGAAGAAGTTGGTTCGTCAAGGATCAACAATTTGACATTTTTGCTCAATGCTTTGGCTATTTCAACGATTTGTTGATGTCCAACACCAAGATCTTTTACCTTTCTTGAAGTGTCAAGATCTGGCTTTATTTTTTGAAGAACCTCCTTTGCCATCTTTATCGTTTTATTCCAATCGATAAATTTACCACTTCTTATCTCATGACCTAAAAAGATGTTCTCATAAACAGTCAATTCCGGTATAAGTGCAAGTTCCTGATAGATAGTTACTATTCCTATTTTCTCGCTATCGTGGATATGTCGGAATTTCTGGATTTGTCCTTCAAATATAATTTCACCTTTATAATCTCCGTACGGATAAAATCCACTTAAGATTTTCATCAATGTTGACTTTCCTGATCCATTTTCTCCTACTAAACAATGAATTTCCCCACGTTTGACTTTCAAATCCACATTATCAAGAGCTCTAACACCAGGAAATTCCTTTGTAATTCCCCTCATTTCCAAAATGTAATCTTTCATTTCGGCACCACCTTCCTCAAAATTTCCCTTAAATGATTTTCTAATAGTAAGGTGGCGGTTTCTCACGCCACCTTACTATGGATTTTCTTGAAATGTTGAGAGGAGTATTTACTTACCACTTGAAATCCGATTCTTTATAATAGCCAGACTCTATAAGCATTTTTTTAACGTTTTCTTTTGTAACAGTAACTATTTCTGATTGAATAGCTGGAACCTTTTTCTTTCCATTATCATAAGTTGCTGTTGCGGTTGGCTTTTTCCCTTCTAGGAGTTGTTGAGCAAGATTAATGGCATCTCTTGCAAGTACTCTTGTATCTTTGAAGACGGTCATCGACTGTTTACCGTCAATGATATACTGCACGGAAGCCTTTTCTGCATCCTGACCAGTGATAAAATATTCTTTAACAGCTTTATCTGCTCTGAAAGCATCCGCTATAGCTCTTGCTGTGCCATCATTTGGTGCAAGAATATAGACGGTGCCTTTATCCGTTGCCTTCGCTTTTGTAAGATCATCTTCTGCCTTTTTCTTTGCAACGTTGAAATCCCAGTTCGTTGTAACTTGACCAATTATTTTTGCCATTTCGTCTCTTGTAAGTTCTTTCTTGTTTTTGACTTTCTCAGCTTCCGTAGAGTTTATGATTCTAAAAGTACCCTTTGCTATCTCTGGCTGGAGGATTTCCCAAGCTCCTTGGAAGAATAAGAAGGAATTGTTGTCAGAAAGTGCACCTGCGTAAAGATAAAGTGGATTATTCTTTGTACCTGATTTAACTTTGCTAACAAGGAATCTTCCCATCTGTCTTCCAACTTCAACGCTATCGAATGTGACGTAATAGTCAACAGCATCTGTGTTCATAATAAGCCTATCATAAGAAATTACAAACACACCATTTTTCTTTGCAAGTTCTGCGGAAGCTGCTGCTGCAACGGCATCGTGTGGACATATAATGAGTACTTTCATACCTTTTGAAATAAGTGCTTCAACGTTTTGTCTTTCAGTTGCTGGTGAACCTTGACTGTAAAGAATCTCAACTGAATACTTGGTGTTTTTCAAAAGTTCTCTAAACCTTGCTTCATCTTGTAACCATCTTGGTTCAACATTCGTTGGAAGAACAATCCCTACGTCAACTGCAAAGTTCAAAATCGCCGCAAGTATCAAGATAGCGAAAATACTTACAAGTAAAAATCTTTTCATGCTACTCCCTCCCTTTTGTTAGTGTGGACATACTTTTCTACTCATTGCTTAAATATACCACACAGTTCCAGTGAAACTTAAATACAACGAAATCTAAAATATTTCTTTCAGAAAGAAATAAATTGGCAGCTGAAATAAAATTCTTTCGTTTTCTTAGTTTTTCATAAATTTTCAACCACGATTTGTCATACCATCTAAAAAATATTACTTTCAACAACACTAATCAATTTTCTTAAGATTAGAAAAAGGTGTATAATTATCTTACAAAAACTTTCTTATTCAAAAGGAAGGAGTGTGAACTGTTTGTGAGAATTGATTTACTCTTTGCTGAAATTGGTTCAACAACAACGGTTTTAACAGCTTTCCACTTTGGCATGAAGCCTAAGGTTATAGCACAAAGCGAACATTGGACAACTGTTAACGAAGGAGATGTAACAATAGGTATTGATATGGCTTTAAAGAAGATGGAAAACACGCTTGGACAAAAGCTTAATTGGGAGAAGTTCGGTGCTACGAGTAGTGCAGCTGGTGGACTAAAAATGACTGTTCACGGTCTTGTTTATGATATGACTGTTAGAGCGGCAAAGGAAGCTGCTCTCGGTGCTGGTGCTGTGATTAAATACATTACCGCTGGAAAGATGGATGATTTTCATCTTAAGAAAATACTTTCAATACAACCAAAATTGATCTTGCTTGCAGGCGGAGTGGATTATGGTGAAACAGAGACTGTTGTTCATAATGCGAAGATGCTTGCAAAACTTGAACTTGATGTTCCTATAATATACGCAGGCAACATAGCGGCAGCAGAACATGTTGAATACATATTGACAAGTGCTGGAAAAAAGGTTTATATGACTGAAAATGTTTATCCAAGAATCGATTATTTGAATGTAGAACCTACGAGAAATGTTATAAAAGAGGTGTTTTCTGAACATATTGTTAAAGCCCCAGGTATGGAGAAGATAAAAGATATGGTTGATTACGAAATTATCCCAACTCCTGCGGCTGTTATGAAAGCAACAGAGCTTGTTTATGAACATTATGGAGATTGCCTTACGGTGGATATAGGAGGTGCAACAACGGATGTTGATTCTGTGACCGATGGAACACCAGAAATTCAAGAGATGTTGATCTCCCCGGAACCTTTCGCAAAGCGTACAGTCGAAGGTGATCTTGGATTGTATGTAAATGCGCACAACGTTATAGAAATGATGGGAGAAGATAACTTGAGGAAACAGTTTGAAGATTACGATGAGTTAGTCAAAAGAATTAGTCCTTATCCTCAATCTGATAGAGATGAATACTTTATAAGCAAGTTAGCAACTTTTTGCGTACAACAAAGTATCAGAAGACATGCCGGAAGTAAAAAGCACCTTTATACACCTACTGGTAGAAAAACTATAGCCGAAGGGAAAGATTTGACAGCAGTTAGGTGTATAATAGGTACTGGTGGATTCCTTTCAAGATCTAAATATGGAAAAGAAGTTATTGAAAGTGTGAAACATTTATCCAAATTACATCCTATGGAACTTCTTCCATCAGAAGATGTAAAATTTTTCAGAGATAAACATTACATCTTTGCTGCTATAGGATTGATAGCTAGCAAGATTGATAAGGATATAGCCAAAGAACTAATACTATTGGATATGTTAGAATATTGACAATTTGCTATGGAGGGTATCAAAATGGGAACTTTTGATGAGAAAGTACTTGTTGTCAAATCAGAAAGCGTTGAGAAGATTTGTAATGGTAAAATGGGTGTGGTACTTGTGTCAAAGGATACGTTTCTTACCACTCTAAAGAATGGTTTTTTTGTTGAAAGAGCTATTGCAGAGTATGACGAATCAGTCCGTCAAGTGATTCCTTATATAGTTTTAAAAGAAAACGATGATTATATATTTTTCAAGCGAACCTCAAATCAAGCCGAGAAAAGATTACACAATATGATCACACTTGGCGTAGGAGGACATTTGAACATCGAGGATTCCGAAGATCCAGTTGAGTGTCTTGAAAAAGGTTTGTGGAGAGAACTTAAAGAAGAGGTTAATGTAGAAGTCAACAGTTTGGAATATATAGGTTTGATAAATGAGTTAGAAAATCCGGTTAGTCGTGTACACGTCGGAGTTTTATACATTGCTCATGTTAAATACTATGGACTTGCAGAACCTGAGAATTTTTTGGAAATTCGTTCCAATAAGCTGTTAGATTACCTCGAGGAGATGGAAGGATGGGCAAAAGTTGTCGCATTGTACTTAGAACGTATGCAAAATTGAATCTATGCTTAGATGTTCTGAATAAAAGACCTGACGGATATCACAATATAGATTCACTTTTTCAAAATATTTCGCTCTTCGATGAGATGGAAGTGTTATTTGTCGACGGAACTGGCAAGATTTTTATTGAATCAAACGTTCAAATTGAAGATAATATAATTGAAAAAGTTTGGAAAAGGGTTTGTTTTTCAAAAAAAGATGTCTTTGTAAAACTGAAAAAAAACGTACCGATAGGTGGAGGACTTGGTGGAGGAAGTAGTAATGCTGCTGGATTTATAGTTGCACTTGAGAAAACCGGGATTTTGGATAAAAATGATACGGAAAATATCGCTGCTACGGTTGGTAGTGATGTACCTTTTTTTATTCACGGTGGTAGTGCAATCGTAAATGGTCGAGGAGAGATTATAAAGTCAGTTGAACCGCTGCGAAACTTTCGAGTGGAATTATATTTTCCAAACTTTTCAGTTTCAACAAAAGAAGCTTATGAAAAATTAAAACCCGAATGGTTTGGAAAAGCACCTATGAAATCAACTCAGTTGTATGAAGCGTATCGCTTGAATGATTTTGAAATGATAAAAAACGGAAGTTATAACATATTTGAAAAAGTGATGCCAGAATGTGTTTTAAAAAAGATAGAAGAATTAAGAAAATATTATCCTGCAGCGCTCACTGGATCTGGAAGTACTTATTTCTCAGTCAATATTGAAGGTAAGTTCTCGTTTGTTGAGAAGGGGGTTGAAATATATGCCTTTGAGAAAGGTTAGATTTGAAGAACTAATCGTAGACGGCAGTATGTTGGGAAATATTAATTCAACTGAAGATATAACATATGTCCAATCCTTCATTGGACGGGAACGTGCAATTAAAGCTCTGCTGTTTGGTCTTGATATGGAACGTGATGGATACAATATCTTCATAGTTGGACCATCTGGTATCGGGAGAAAAACTTTTGTTAAGCATTTTGTCAGTGAGTATGCTCAGAAGAAACCAGTCCCACCCGACGTAGCATATGTAATGGATTTCGAAAATCCGATGAGAGCAAAGGCAATATTTTTACCAGCTGGTAAAGGAATAGATTTAAAGAAGGATATGGAAAAGTTGGTTGATAACCTTACCGAAAGGATAGTTAAACTGTTTGAAGGTGAAGACTATAAAACGAGAAGAAGAGAAATAGACAATGAATTTGAAAAAGAACAAGAAAAATATACAAAAGAACTCATTGAAAAGGCTTCAAGCCTAGGGTTTCTAATAAAGTTAACATCTACAGGAGTTAATTATTATCCTATGAAAGATGGTAAGGTTATCTCTGAAGATGAATTTTCCAAGTTGAGTATCGAAGAGAAACAGTATTACGAGGAAAATGAGAAAAAAGTCGTTTTGTTGATCGAAGCAGCTGTAGAAAACGTAAGAAAGCTTGAGACAATATATAAGGAAAGGATAAGAGATTTGAATCGCTACGCTCTTCTTTTTGCAACTGAAGAATTTTTTTCAATAATTGAGCAAAAATACCCGTACAGTGACGTGAAAGAGTATGTTCACAGAATCAAGGAAGATATTATTGAAAAAGTAAGTTCTACGAAAAAAATACAGGAATTGGAATACTACTTTAAAAGAGCTTACAGCGTAAATTTAATT is a genomic window containing:
- a CDS encoding LemA family protein, with product MKKSTLVILVVLVIVLITVFWIIGAYNKMVELEQKVQASYSQIQNQLQRRADLIPNLVETVKGYAAQEREIFEALANARAKLAGAQTPQEQATANQELSSVLSRLLVVVENYPTLKSDANFRQLMDELAGTENRIAVARKDYNDAVREYNTLIKRFPYFFIAGNRFVEKQYFEAKPEAEQVPNVKF
- the gguB gene encoding sugar ABC transporter permease; the encoded protein is MNFFQELWGILKKNIRDYGMYIALGVIMLIFTILTNGLFFSSRNISNLFNQMGYIAVLAVGMTLVIVIRHIDLSVGFMAGFLGAIAARLLREGFPVVPTIILVIVLGTIFGLVNGFWVAQVGLPAFVATLAGMLIFRGALLLFTQATGTIIVMNDNFNAIGNGYIPDIIRHGNVHVLTLIIGFFAIVFYIFSEIRTRNNKLRYDFEVLSLRMFVLKLVFVSSIIMYVFWTLANYNGLSWTLIITLAVTFVYHILTTKTVLGRHIYAVGGNPEAARLSGIDVKKITLFVFGSMGFLTAISGILYTSRLQSATPDAGTLFELDAIAAAYVGGVSAAGGVGKVTNSLIGALVMASLINGMNLLGVGISLQYIIRGGVLIAAVVFDIKTRSKIS
- a CDS encoding putative glycoside hydrolase — translated: MARGEKLNKKKEQKQYAFLNKIYKLSQQGKLTWKRMNSEKFGKLALKMFLISVIISVSLFTYIFFISWSEKAFAKKSLDLLKQQTVSEKTVEATPTTEEATKTLAVVQEPQKESSSTNQEYLEILDSEMEHLGTHVNATNTPTPLSYETPKTSVKDKTQKESAINSRDSQQSLNSSDNTDTTLKNPEPAKSPKPASEEPIKTSENLILITQEPTLTDPDKRLEELSQKTSEKLNPKINSIDEYAFVSTGGVLLFDSLETRNVVGKVRYGTFVKIVEEKELEGEKYSYVIYYDKKDPESPKQGWIKSLHITPVAKYVTSNPKDISLQPRKKFAAKVQNVRGIYLSRATASNKDKLKFYVEFLKRNNLNAFVIDVKDDDGMILFKSDVSVKYSPDASKFTAYTKQEIREILNDLKAQGVYLIARIVCFKDPTYARTHMDRAIVFKDTGEPYMGVYKVPWASAYDRELWQYNIEIAKEAIEVGFDEIQYDYVRFPELTKAVKERVNLRQKDNETMAEAIYKFLLRSKQELEPYGVPLTADIFGLVSSVIDDLGIGQHWEMISSVIDYVCPMVYPSHYANGCFNLPVPDAYPYETVYNSVLDGIVRNKYLHSPARIRPWIQSFTATWVKGHIKYGEEEIRKQIKALEDLGINEYMLWNASNNYIEMKYD
- the gguA gene encoding sugar ABC transporter ATP-binding protein; the encoded protein is MKDYILEMRGITKEFPGVRALDNVDLKVKRGEIHCLVGENGSGKSTLMKILSGFYPYGDYKGEIIFEGQIQKFRHIHDSEKIGIVTIYQELALIPELTVYENIFLGHEIRSGKFIDWNKTIKMAKEVLQKIKPDLDTSRKVKDLGVGHQQIVEIAKALSKNVKLLILDEPTSSLNEDDSENLLRIIRDLKSHGITSILISHKLKEVVEVADSITILRDGKMVARLDKKEEFNENNIIKYMVGREIEDIYPKRKKREFGEKIFEVKNWKAFDRKLDRYVVKDASMYVRKGEIVGIAGLMGAGRTEFALSLFGNTKDYIVEGEMIFDGKKGRFSNPSEAIKAGFAYLSEDRKGNGLILDFDVKTNITITGLKKLVKGFFVDKNEEIVVANNFKESLKIKTPTVEQKVVNLSGGNQQKVAIAKWLFVKPKLLILDEPTRGIDVGAKYEIYTLMNKLVEEEGMSIIMISSELPEVLGMSDRIYVMSGGRIVGELSKEEATQERIMAMAVDY
- a CDS encoding DNA mismatch repair protein MutT: MGTFDEKVLVVKSESVEKICNGKMGVVLVSKDTFLTTLKNGFFVERAIAEYDESVRQVIPYIVLKENDDYIFFKRTSNQAEKRLHNMITLGVGGHLNIEDSEDPVECLEKGLWRELKEEVNVEVNSLEYIGLINELENPVSRVHVGVLYIAHVKYYGLAEPENFLEIRSNKLLDYLEEMEGWAKVVALYLERMQN
- a CDS encoding ROK family transcriptional regulator, whose product is MKKILHSTMKENNYALILRTIMHNKSIERVNLVRQTGLSPSTVTRCVSQLVQNKVILETGPSEQSGVGRKAINLEVNPEILNVLLIDIGAERTNYALGKANGNMVKLESTKTPDEFEEIIGDVLSIIRSCNNISVVAFSIPGMVDTDNDTILFVPSKGWKNIKIEIPGKVVYADNEANLGMIAEAFQHEEIRKSKCSVFVTVREGVGTGLWINGEIFRGPSFTAGEFGHTIFDLSSNLKCHCGNVGCLEEYVSISSFFGKSNKDWKKHLNKLYNSNDERIENYVELLTKALTNIVNALNPEYLIIGGELSGLVEEFYKYIEKKLKEKVLEHSRNILKVLPSTFTHDTYLYGALYAVLEEYFIPETIQRL
- the ispE gene encoding 4-(cytidine 5'-diphospho)-2-C-methyl-D-erythritol kinase, with protein sequence MGKSCRIVLRTYAKLNLCLDVLNKRPDGYHNIDSLFQNISLFDEMEVLFVDGTGKIFIESNVQIEDNIIEKVWKRVCFSKKDVFVKLKKNVPIGGGLGGGSSNAAGFIVALEKTGILDKNDTENIAATVGSDVPFFIHGGSAIVNGRGEIIKSVEPLRNFRVELYFPNFSVSTKEAYEKLKPEWFGKAPMKSTQLYEAYRLNDFEMIKNGSYNIFEKVMPECVLKKIEELRKYYPAALTGSGSTYFSVNIEGKFSFVEKGVEIYAFEKG
- a CDS encoding GlmL-related ornithine degradation protein, producing MRIDLLFAEIGSTTTVLTAFHFGMKPKVIAQSEHWTTVNEGDVTIGIDMALKKMENTLGQKLNWEKFGATSSAAGGLKMTVHGLVYDMTVRAAKEAALGAGAVIKYITAGKMDDFHLKKILSIQPKLILLAGGVDYGETETVVHNAKMLAKLELDVPIIYAGNIAAAEHVEYILTSAGKKVYMTENVYPRIDYLNVEPTRNVIKEVFSEHIVKAPGMEKIKDMVDYEIIPTPAAVMKATELVYEHYGDCLTVDIGGATTDVDSVTDGTPEIQEMLISPEPFAKRTVEGDLGLYVNAHNVIEMMGEDNLRKQFEDYDELVKRISPYPQSDRDEYFISKLATFCVQQSIRRHAGSKKHLYTPTGRKTIAEGKDLTAVRCIIGTGGFLSRSKYGKEVIESVKHLSKLHPMELLPSEDVKFFRDKHYIFAAIGLIASKIDKDIAKELILLDMLEY
- the chvE gene encoding sugar ABC transporter substrate-binding protein, whose protein sequence is MKRFLLVSIFAILILAAILNFAVDVGIVLPTNVEPRWLQDEARFRELLKNTKYSVEILYSQGSPATERQNVEALISKGMKVLIICPHDAVAAAASAELAKKNGVFVISYDRLIMNTDAVDYYVTFDSVEVGRQMGRFLVSKVKSGTKNNPLYLYAGALSDNNSFLFFQGAWEILQPEIAKGTFRIINSTEAEKVKNKKELTRDEMAKIIGQVTTNWDFNVAKKKAEDDLTKAKATDKGTVYILAPNDGTARAIADAFRADKAVKEYFITGQDAEKASVQYIIDGKQSMTVFKDTRVLARDAINLAQQLLEGKKPTATATYDNGKKKVPAIQSEIVTVTKENVKKMLIESGYYKESDFKW